One segment of Ignavibacteriales bacterium DNA contains the following:
- a CDS encoding cytochrome C, producing MKPIYKIVVFIIGNLLILSTLFSQSCVECHKNITPNIVTDWQLSKHSGNGVECSTCHGDRHTTAQDVSNVQIPTPETCGQCHEERVAQYKKGKHAVAWAAMKAMPTAHFQPMAMMEGMKGCGGCHKIGMKSEAEIKELKKDGAGFGVASCDACHTRHTFSKKEAQQPQACQTCHMGFDHPQWEMYSASKHGVRNSLKQNNILPANTAAPTCQTCHMQEGNHEVRTAWGFLAVRLPLPEDKQWAADRVTILQGLGVLDPAGKPTGRLDVVKAADVARLDQESWQKERDKMTKTCNQCHSANFAKGELEKGDNMIKEADRLMAEAIRTVAALYKDGYLKKPKNYSSDFPDLLTFHDAPTTIEQKLFVMFLEHRMRAFQGTFHANPDYALWYGWSEMQRDLTEIKTIAAEMRSKRKK from the coding sequence ATGAAACCTATCTACAAAATCGTTGTTTTTATTATTGGTAATCTTCTTATTCTCTCGACGTTATTTTCTCAATCTTGCGTTGAATGTCATAAAAATATAACTCCAAACATAGTTACCGACTGGCAGTTAAGCAAGCACAGCGGTAACGGTGTTGAATGCTCAACTTGCCACGGAGATAGACACACAACCGCGCAGGATGTTTCGAATGTTCAAATTCCAACTCCCGAAACATGCGGGCAATGTCATGAAGAACGTGTCGCACAGTATAAAAAAGGGAAGCATGCTGTTGCGTGGGCTGCTATGAAAGCTATGCCGACAGCACATTTTCAACCGATGGCTATGATGGAAGGAATGAAAGGATGCGGCGGATGTCATAAGATCGGGATGAAGTCGGAAGCAGAGATCAAAGAATTAAAAAAGGACGGTGCCGGATTCGGAGTCGCTTCGTGCGACGCATGCCATACCCGTCACACATTTTCCAAAAAAGAGGCTCAACAACCTCAAGCATGTCAAACATGTCATATGGGTTTCGACCATCCTCAGTGGGAAATGTATTCCGCCTCGAAGCACGGTGTCAGAAATTCATTGAAACAAAACAACATTCTTCCTGCGAATACTGCCGCTCCCACTTGCCAAACTTGTCATATGCAGGAGGGGAATCACGAAGTCAGAACGGCATGGGGATTTCTTGCAGTACGATTACCATTACCGGAAGACAAACAATGGGCAGCCGATCGTGTTACGATATTGCAAGGGCTTGGTGTGTTAGATCCGGCAGGTAAACCGACAGGTCGCCTCGATGTGGTTAAAGCCGCAGACGTAGCCCGGCTTGATCAGGAGAGCTGGCAGAAGGAGCGCGACAAAATGACCAAGACATGCAATCAATGCCACTCTGCGAATTTCGCTAAAGGTGAGTTGGAAAAGGGTGACAACATGATAAAAGAAGCAGATCGTCTGATGGCTGAAGCAATCCGCACTGTTGCTGCATTATATAAAGATGGTTATCTCAAGAAACCGAAAAATTATTCAAGTGATTTTCCAGACCTTCTTACATTTCATGATGCGCCTACAACTATAGAGCAAAAACTATTCGTCATGTTCCTCGAACATCGCATGCGCGCGTTCCAAGGAACATTCCATGCAAATCCTGATTATGCGCTATGGTATGGATGGAGCGAAATGCAACGCGATCTTACAGAAATAAAAACGATCGCTGCTGAGATGAGAAGTAAACGTAAAAAATAA
- a CDS encoding bifunctional enoyl-CoA hydratase/phosphate acetyltransferase, whose product MIKNFEELIEAARQIQNKKVVVVFPNNEETLSAVVQSCEKQLADFILVGNRDIISKNIPRGKIPAGVEIIQQAKVEDALKVSVDLIKGNKADVVLKGGVDTSTLMKVLLAEDVGIRTGRLLSDVFIFEYPKRTENKLIMITDGGLTLAPNLKEKIELVNNAVEVAHALGNTTPKVAMLSASEFVNPNLQSTVDAAMIAKMNERGQIKGCLVEGPLALDNAISSDAAGEKKIGSRVAGNAEILVLPNIESANIFAKSTTYFAGYRLAHVIIGGKIPILIPSRADKSDAKMLSIALGKIMCGYYARK is encoded by the coding sequence ATGATAAAAAACTTTGAAGAATTGATTGAAGCCGCACGGCAAATTCAAAATAAAAAAGTCGTTGTTGTGTTCCCCAATAACGAAGAAACCCTTTCAGCTGTTGTTCAATCGTGTGAGAAGCAATTAGCCGATTTTATTCTTGTTGGCAATAGAGATATTATCTCTAAAAATATTCCTCGTGGCAAAATCCCTGCCGGGGTTGAAATTATTCAGCAAGCAAAAGTTGAAGATGCGCTTAAAGTATCCGTCGACCTAATCAAAGGTAATAAAGCCGATGTCGTTTTAAAGGGTGGTGTTGATACCTCTACATTGATGAAAGTTCTCCTGGCAGAAGATGTCGGTATACGAACGGGACGTTTGCTTTCGGACGTATTCATTTTTGAATATCCGAAGCGAACCGAAAATAAATTAATTATGATCACCGATGGCGGTTTAACGCTTGCTCCCAATTTGAAAGAAAAAATAGAATTGGTGAATAACGCGGTAGAGGTGGCGCACGCCCTCGGGAATACAACCCCAAAAGTTGCCATGCTATCCGCTTCTGAATTTGTCAACCCGAACCTCCAATCAACGGTAGATGCGGCAATGATTGCTAAGATGAACGAAAGAGGTCAAATTAAAGGATGTCTCGTTGAAGGTCCACTCGCTTTGGATAATGCTATTTCTTCGGATGCCGCAGGGGAAAAGAAAATTGGATCCCGGGTTGCCGGAAACGCTGAAATTTTGGTTCTTCCTAATATTGAATCAGCTAACATTTTTGCAAAAAGTACAACTTATTTTGCGGGTTACCGGTTGGCACATGTGATTATTGGGGGAAAAATACCGATTTTAATTCCGTCAAGAGCCGATAAAAGCGATGCTAAAATGCTATCTATCGCACTTGGAAAAATCATGTGCGGGTATTATGCTCGCAAATAA
- the buk gene encoding butyrate kinase — protein MSENYTILVINPGSTSTKLAIYVDGIILQTDKVVHSAEELKNFKSIWDQYQFRMEVINRWVEKNVTCCSAVVAMGGLLKPVQGGVYFVNQKMIDDARGNLQGEHASNLGCVMAHEISKRFSCPALIADPVSVDEFEPLAFYSGHPQIKRRPLSHALNIHAIARRAASELNLHYNQSAFIICHLGGGISIAPVRDGMIIDVNDASSDGPFSPERTGGLPLQPFITVAMSGKYTESELRKFVMGQGGLIAYLKTNSIEEVERRIIQGDEFAEEVYKAMAYQIAKEIGAMATVLAGKIDAIVLSGGIAYSNILTSWIIERVQFIGKVLIFPGEDEMQALAEAGMRILKNEEQAKEY, from the coding sequence ATGTCAGAAAATTATACTATTCTGGTAATTAATCCCGGATCAACGTCGACTAAGTTAGCGATCTATGTTGACGGGATTATTCTTCAGACCGATAAAGTGGTTCACTCGGCGGAAGAGTTGAAAAATTTCAAATCCATATGGGATCAATATCAATTCCGGATGGAAGTTATAAATAGATGGGTGGAAAAGAATGTAACGTGTTGTTCGGCAGTAGTTGCAATGGGAGGTTTGCTAAAACCTGTTCAGGGTGGTGTATACTTTGTGAATCAGAAGATGATAGATGATGCACGCGGAAATTTACAGGGTGAGCACGCATCTAACCTCGGTTGCGTTATGGCACACGAAATTTCAAAACGATTTTCTTGCCCGGCACTTATTGCCGATCCGGTTTCAGTCGATGAGTTTGAACCGTTGGCTTTTTATTCCGGCCATCCTCAAATTAAAAGACGACCTCTTTCACACGCGTTAAACATACACGCTATCGCAAGACGCGCAGCAAGCGAGTTGAATCTTCATTACAATCAATCAGCGTTTATCATTTGTCATCTCGGAGGCGGAATTTCAATAGCGCCTGTTCGAGACGGAATGATAATTGATGTTAATGACGCATCGAGTGATGGCCCATTTTCACCGGAGCGCACCGGTGGTTTACCGCTTCAACCTTTCATAACCGTTGCGATGTCGGGAAAATATACTGAATCCGAATTGCGAAAATTTGTTATGGGTCAGGGTGGTTTAATTGCATATCTTAAAACGAATTCGATCGAAGAAGTTGAGAGACGAATCATTCAAGGCGATGAGTTTGCCGAAGAAGTGTATAAAGCAATGGCATATCAGATCGCGAAAGAAATCGGTGCCATGGCAACAGTTCTTGCAGGCAAGATCGATGCGATTGTGTTATCCGGCGGTATCGCGTATTCGAATATTCTTACATCGTGGATAATCGAACGAGTGCAGTTTATAGGCAAGGTGTTAATTTTCCCGGGCGAGGATGAAATGCAAGCATTGGCTGAAGCGGGTATGCGTATATTGAAAAATGAGGAACAAGCAAAGGAATATTGA
- the gltA gene encoding NADPH-dependent glutamate synthase has product MNNVNPMKPSERMKIPRQESIEQSPEERNRNFIEVSAGLDEERALIEAARCLECKNPVCIEGCPVVIDIRTFIQLILQKDYIGAVNKIREANYLPSICGRVCPQESQCELVCTLGKKHEPVAIGKLERFVADFEFAHNLFSSPVITNHINQKVAIVGSGPSGLTAAAELAKLGYKVTIFEALHDVGGVLRYGIPEFRLPRTILDLEMDRVRQLGVEIYTNFVVGRTATVDELFSEWGFEAMFLGTGAGTPTFMGIPGENLSGVYSANEFLTRVNLMKAYKFPDYDTPIKIGTEVAVIGGGNTAMDAVRTALRLGAKKAYLIYRRSRKEMPAREEEIHHAEGEGVELVMLTNPIRILADENNWVRGIECQKMELGEPDESGRRKPIPVKGSEFVIAVQTVIEAVGQKPNPIIQSTTDGLNISKWGTIVVNDVQLTSREGIFAGGDLTRGGATVILAMRDGKIAAEAIHKYLSSKRNGK; this is encoded by the coding sequence ATGAATAATGTCAATCCTATGAAACCCTCCGAGAGGATGAAAATTCCACGCCAAGAGTCGATTGAGCAATCTCCCGAAGAACGAAATAGAAATTTTATTGAAGTCTCAGCCGGTTTGGATGAGGAACGTGCATTAATAGAAGCGGCACGATGTCTTGAATGTAAAAATCCTGTATGTATCGAAGGATGTCCGGTAGTTATCGATATTCGTACGTTTATTCAACTTATCCTTCAAAAAGATTATATAGGTGCGGTAAATAAAATCCGTGAGGCAAATTATTTACCATCAATATGTGGGCGTGTTTGTCCGCAAGAAAGTCAATGCGAACTTGTTTGTACTCTTGGCAAGAAGCATGAACCGGTTGCAATCGGAAAATTAGAACGCTTTGTTGCCGATTTCGAGTTTGCTCATAATCTGTTTTCGTCTCCTGTTATAACAAATCATATAAATCAAAAAGTGGCGATAGTGGGATCAGGTCCATCCGGATTGACAGCTGCGGCAGAACTTGCAAAACTTGGATATAAAGTTACAATCTTTGAAGCATTACACGATGTTGGCGGTGTGTTACGATATGGAATCCCAGAATTTCGACTTCCACGTACCATCCTTGATCTCGAGATGGATCGAGTTCGTCAATTAGGTGTTGAGATATATACTAATTTTGTTGTCGGTAGAACTGCAACAGTGGATGAATTATTCAGTGAGTGGGGATTCGAGGCAATGTTTCTCGGCACCGGCGCCGGTACTCCTACATTTATGGGAATCCCGGGTGAAAATCTGAGCGGTGTGTATTCGGCGAATGAATTCCTCACGCGTGTAAATTTAATGAAAGCGTATAAATTTCCGGATTACGATACACCTATTAAAATCGGGACAGAGGTTGCTGTAATCGGCGGTGGTAACACAGCAATGGATGCCGTTAGAACTGCGCTCCGGCTTGGGGCGAAGAAAGCGTATTTGATTTATCGCCGTTCGCGTAAAGAAATGCCTGCCCGCGAAGAAGAAATTCATCATGCAGAAGGAGAAGGTGTTGAATTGGTGATGCTTACAAATCCAATCCGCATTCTTGCAGATGAAAATAATTGGGTTCGGGGAATTGAGTGCCAAAAGATGGAATTAGGCGAGCCGGATGAATCAGGAAGGCGAAAACCAATACCTGTTAAAGGGTCCGAGTTTGTAATAGCGGTTCAAACGGTGATCGAAGCGGTTGGTCAGAAACCGAATCCAATCATTCAATCTACTACCGATGGTCTGAATATCAGCAAATGGGGAACGATTGTAGTGAACGACGTTCAACTCACAAGTCGTGAAGGAATATTTGCCGGCGGTGATCTGACACGTGGTGGTGCCACGGTCATCCTCGCGATGCGTGATGGTAAAATTGCCGCAGAAGCTATTCATAAATATTTAAGCTCTAAACGAAACGGGAAATAA
- a CDS encoding sulfide/dihydroorotate dehydrogenase-like FAD/NAD-binding protein, producing the protein MFRIVSKENLSSTVTKYIVHAPFIARKRKAGNFVMLRIEENGERIPITIVDSDLSAGTITLIVQSIGKTTKLLATKNAGEYILDVVGPLGEPTPIENHGEVVCIGGGVGTAEVYPIARTLRDAGNVIHSIVGARTSDLIILEKEMSEISKEIFITTDDGSYGRKGIVTDPLKDLLEKNKNIHAVYAIGPLPMMKAVSNLTKIYGTKTLVSLNTIMVDGTGMCGGCRVSIGGKMKFACVDGPEFDAHLVDFDELIMRNRTFTSMEKIADERCKLTPSINALAGGVK; encoded by the coding sequence ATGTTTCGTATTGTTTCAAAAGAAAATCTATCATCAACAGTGACAAAATACATTGTTCACGCGCCATTTATAGCCCGGAAGCGTAAAGCCGGCAATTTCGTCATGCTGCGGATTGAAGAGAATGGAGAGCGTATTCCGATTACTATCGTTGATAGTGATCTTTCAGCAGGCACAATTACGTTGATTGTTCAATCGATAGGAAAAACGACAAAACTTCTTGCTACTAAAAATGCCGGAGAATATATTCTCGATGTAGTTGGCCCGTTAGGAGAACCGACTCCGATTGAAAATCACGGCGAAGTCGTATGTATCGGCGGTGGTGTTGGAACCGCTGAAGTTTATCCTATTGCACGCACTTTGAGAGATGCAGGTAATGTTATCCACAGCATCGTTGGGGCGCGTACTTCAGATTTAATAATTCTTGAAAAAGAAATGTCGGAGATATCAAAGGAAATTTTTATAACGACTGATGACGGATCATATGGACGGAAGGGTATAGTTACCGATCCGTTGAAAGATTTACTGGAAAAAAATAAAAATATTCACGCCGTTTACGCGATCGGACCACTGCCGATGATGAAGGCAGTTTCGAACCTGACAAAAATTTACGGCACCAAAACGTTAGTCAGTTTGAATACAATTATGGTTGATGGCACAGGTATGTGCGGCGGGTGCCGGGTTTCAATAGGTGGAAAGATGAAATTTGCGTGTGTTGACGGACCGGAATTTGATGCCCATCTTGTTGATTTTGACGAACTAATAATGAGGAACAGAACTTTTACCAGTATGGAAAAGATTGCGGATGAACGATGTAAGCTGACACCTTCGATAAATGCATTGGCAGGAGGTGTAAAATGA
- a CDS encoding hemerythrin domain-containing protein translates to MSYKNNGSEFASAQNRSSTGVQDPLVILREEHERGLKELEKISAAIESIQEKGFSADAFAQIAESVRYIGSEMRKHYEKEEHHLFPLLDKHLFESPNEIRYERREMWQYYNELINAIRDVEDGRSHGSTVRDLLQCALQVVEHFRNHINRENDVILPMVKRLLTSDEYLQFGKEIQSITYQ, encoded by the coding sequence ATGTCGTATAAAAACAACGGAAGCGAATTCGCCTCCGCTCAGAACCGAAGTTCAACCGGTGTACAAGATCCGCTTGTAATTTTACGGGAGGAACACGAGCGCGGATTGAAGGAATTGGAAAAAATATCTGCCGCGATCGAGTCGATACAGGAAAAAGGTTTTTCTGCGGATGCTTTCGCGCAAATCGCCGAATCGGTCAGGTATATCGGATCTGAGATGAGAAAGCATTACGAGAAGGAAGAGCATCATCTGTTTCCGTTACTCGACAAACATCTGTTTGAATCACCGAATGAAATTCGATATGAGCGGCGCGAGATGTGGCAGTATTATAATGAATTGATTAATGCGATAAGAGATGTCGAAGACGGTCGGTCGCACGGTTCCACCGTCCGCGATCTGCTTCAATGCGCATTGCAAGTAGTGGAACATTTCCGAAATCATATAAACAGGGAGAATGATGTGATACTGCCCATGGTAAAACGATTACTAACCTCCGATGAATACCTTCAGTTCGGAAAAGAAATCCAGAGCATTACCTATCAATAA
- a CDS encoding T9SS type A sorting domain-containing protein yields MKIRFIMFGILLLFSVQLKSQEKYFDISEDEKSVLSSDIQRYQKLMNPANLSSVASEWFDVTYYKLNLTVTTYPPHLIGEVGILGVCNDDTTSIIKFDLTNSLHVDSVKVNGTKRSFLQQTSSVEINLESIYEVGTGLLIEIFYQGIPAVSGFGSFIFDQHSGVPWVWSLSEPYGARDWWPCKDHPSDKADSADIIVTCDSSFKVGSNGKLISVNDNGDGTKTHHWQERYPIASYLISIAITNYMQFSNWYHYSSTDSMEVLNYVIPERFVNAQIALPITVDMLEIFSDLFGLYPFIKEKYGHADFGRGGAMEHQTMTSTTTYNENTIAHELAHQWFGDMITCRTWSDLWLNEGFAQYSTALYLEKKYGESSYWNYLQNQLSNARLAVGSLYVQDTTTVRNLFDGNRVYAKGATVLHMLRHTLGDSIFFRSLYSYANDPLLKYSTANTEDFKNICERISGKDLTYFFDEWIYGEGYPRYSINWSLKDSSNGYVVELLLKQIPQEVQPSIFTMPIDIKLTAPGWDTTVTVFNNASEQLFYFPVDRIIKNVQLDPGGWILKDVSEEFNHRFILYQNYPNPCRTYTQINYELPSKMHVNLTVYNILGQKIKTLVDEPNSIGAHEAKWENIADYPSGVYYYRLTGLNLVATKKLLIIH; encoded by the coding sequence ATGAAGATAAGATTCATTATGTTTGGGATTCTCCTTTTGTTTTCCGTTCAACTGAAATCGCAGGAGAAATATTTCGATATATCGGAAGATGAAAAAAGCGTGTTATCGTCGGATATACAGCGGTATCAGAAATTAATGAATCCTGCAAATTTATCCAGCGTGGCAAGTGAATGGTTTGATGTTACTTATTATAAATTGAATCTTACCGTAACGACTTATCCGCCGCATCTGATCGGTGAGGTTGGAATACTGGGTGTCTGTAATGATGATACCACCTCGATAATCAAATTCGATCTTACCAATTCGCTTCATGTCGATTCGGTGAAAGTGAATGGAACCAAGCGCTCGTTTTTGCAGCAGACAAGTTCCGTTGAAATAAATCTTGAATCGATATATGAAGTCGGTACAGGATTGTTAATTGAAATATTTTATCAGGGCATACCTGCTGTCAGCGGTTTCGGAAGTTTTATTTTCGATCAGCATTCGGGTGTTCCTTGGGTATGGTCGTTGAGTGAACCTTATGGTGCCAGAGATTGGTGGCCCTGTAAAGATCATCCATCGGATAAAGCAGATTCAGCAGATATAATTGTTACTTGTGATTCTTCGTTCAAAGTCGGTTCGAACGGTAAACTTATTTCTGTAAATGATAATGGTGATGGAACAAAAACTCATCATTGGCAGGAGCGGTACCCGATTGCTTCATATCTTATCTCAATTGCAATTACGAACTATATGCAATTTTCGAATTGGTATCATTATTCATCCACAGACTCGATGGAAGTTCTCAATTATGTGATTCCGGAAAGATTTGTAAATGCACAAATTGCTCTTCCTATAACCGTTGATATGCTGGAAATATTTTCCGATTTATTCGGATTGTATCCGTTCATAAAAGAAAAATACGGACACGCCGATTTTGGAAGGGGAGGCGCAATGGAACATCAAACGATGACCTCAACAACAACTTACAATGAGAACACAATCGCACACGAATTAGCTCATCAATGGTTCGGCGATATGATTACATGTCGGACGTGGAGTGATCTTTGGCTTAATGAAGGATTCGCCCAATATTCAACGGCATTGTATTTAGAAAAAAAATATGGAGAGTCGTCGTATTGGAACTACTTGCAAAATCAATTAAGCAACGCACGGCTTGCCGTCGGATCGCTTTATGTTCAAGACACAACAACCGTAAGAAATTTATTCGATGGTAATAGGGTTTATGCTAAAGGAGCAACTGTTCTGCATATGCTGCGCCATACATTGGGCGACTCGATCTTTTTCAGATCACTCTACAGCTATGCTAATGATCCTCTGTTAAAGTATTCAACGGCAAATACTGAAGATTTTAAAAATATTTGTGAACGAATCAGCGGAAAGGATTTAACTTATTTCTTCGATGAATGGATTTATGGCGAGGGTTATCCGCGTTATTCTATAAATTGGAGTTTAAAAGATTCTTCAAACGGTTACGTTGTTGAACTTCTTCTGAAGCAGATTCCGCAAGAAGTTCAACCGAGCATATTCACTATGCCCATCGATATAAAGCTGACCGCTCCGGGGTGGGATACCACAGTTACCGTATTCAATAACGCTTCCGAGCAATTATTTTATTTTCCTGTTGATCGGATCATCAAGAATGTTCAATTAGATCCCGGCGGATGGATACTGAAAGATGTATCCGAGGAATTTAATCACAGATTCATTCTTTATCAAAATTATCCAAATCCTTGCAGAACTTATACGCAGATAAATTATGAATTGCCGTCAAAGATGCATGTTAATTTGACTGTGTATAATATTCTCGGTCAGAAAATCAAAACCCTGGTTGATGAACCTAATTCGATTGGTGCTCATGAAGCAAAATGGGAAAACATAGCCGATTATCCGTCGGGTGTTTATTATTATCGACTAACAGGATTGAATCTTGTAGCGACGAAAAAGTTACTCATTATTCACTAA